GGCTGGATCTCGACGTGAGAAATCCGTTTCCAGTCGAAAGTGTCCTCGTAGAGCCAAAGGAACTGGTCTCCGATTCCGACGCAACGGCCTCGAAAATGGCTGATGGGAAAGTCGGATCCCCAGAGCAGCCGTTCGTGGCCGAAGGTGTCCACGATGGCCTCGAAGGCGCCGGCCTCGGTGACGGCCGAGGTGTCGAACCAGACGTTGGGAATTCCCTTCAGCGTATGGATCCCCTCGATGGTGTGGTGAGGATTGAAGCTCCGGGCGGCGTGGGCCAGGATCAACCGCATGTTGGGATAGTTTTCACAGTAGTAGCGGATTCTGGCCTGGTTTGCCGGATCCGCGAGAGATCGGGGCTTGACCATGTGCAACGTCACGCTGAGCCCTTCCTCATGGGCAATGCGTACATGCTCCTCGGTCAGGAACTCCTCGATCTCCGCGTCCTGGGACGAGGGCCTGTCTTCGACGAAGAGATGATAGACCTTGAGCCCCACCATGGAGAGGCGCCGCACTTCCTGCCGCAATTCCTCCGGATCCTGCCGCGGGGAGACGATCAACTGTCCTCGCGACTTGGGATCCTTGGCGGCTTCCCGGGCCAGGAACTCATTGGATGCGCGGTAGGTCGGCTCGTAGAGGCCGCCTCCGAAAAAGAGTCCGTGGGTCTCCCGGCCCGGCGTGATCCACTGGATCTGTTCCTGAAACACCTCCAGGGTCGCCTTGTGGGGACCAACGGCCAAAGCCGTCTGGACCTTCCAGTGCCACAACTCGTACAGGTGGGCGTGGGCGTCGAAGATCGTGTCGGGGACGAACGAATCCAGCTCCCGGTGAAAGAATTCCAGGTCGTAGTCTCTTTGTTCCCAGGTCATCTTCATTTCGCGTCTCCCGAGGGTCAGATCATCAGGTCTCCCCCGTTGATGTCCAGTGAGGCGCCGGTGATGTAGGCGGCGCGGTCCGAGGCCAGGAAGGCCACCAGCTCGGCGACCTCGGCGGGCTTCCCCAGGCGGGAGATGGGGAAGCTCCGGGCGTACGATTGCATGCGCTCCGGATCGATGGTGTCCCGCACCATTTCGGTGTCGATGAGTCCGGGACAGACTGCGTTGACCGTGATCCCGTAGGGGGCTTCTTCTTTGGCCAGGTGCCGGGTGAACCCCAGCACGCCGGCTTTGGCGGCCGTGTAGTGGGCGCCGCCGAGGGTGCTGACGCTCTTGCCTGCCGTGGACGAGAAGTTGACGATCCGCCCCCATCCTTCCCGGCGCATGACGGGAAGCACGGCTCGCGAGCAGAGGTAGGTGCCCTTGAGATTGACGTTCACGACCCAGTCCCATTCCTCCTCTTCCATCTCGATGACCGCCGTCGGCCTCAGGACCCCCGCGTTGTTGACCAGGATGTGGATGGCGCCGAAGCGTTCCAACGCCCGCTCCACGAGGCGCGACACGTCGCGGCTGCATGAGACATCGCCGGCCACGGCCTCCACCCCGGCGGCTTTCCCCTCCAGGGCTGCGGCCGTTGCCTGAAGGGTTTGCGGATTCCGGTCGTTGAGCACCAGCCGGGCGCCTGCGGCCGCCATTCTTTCCGCCACGGCCCTGCCCATTCCCTGGGCGGCGCCCGTGATCAGCGCGACCTTTCCTGCCGGTTCAAGAGCCATCAGTCTTGCAACAGCCCGGTTTCCACGCCCGCGTCGCGGAACGCGGCCAGGGCCCGGTCCAGGTCCTGCCGCGTATGGGCCGCGGAAAGCTGGACTCGAATTCGCGCCTCTCCCCGCGGGACCACCGGAAAGCTGAATCCAACGACGAAAATGCCGCGGGCGTTGACCGCGCGGGCCATCCGAACCGTCCTGACCTCGTCCCGGATCATGATGGGAACGATGGGATGGCTTCCCTCGATGACTTCGAAGCCCAGCCGGGTCAGACCCGTCCGGAAATAGCGGGTGTTCTCATGCAGGGTCCGGCGCAGGCTGTCGTCCTGTTGAATCAGATCCAGCGCCTTGAGAGCGGCGGCGACGATGGGGGGCGCCACCGTGTTGGAGAAGAGGTAGGGCCGGGAGCGCTGCCGCAGGTAACGGATGATCTCCTTGCGGCCCGAGGTGAATCCGCCGGAAGCTCCTCCCAGGGCCTTCCCCAGGGTGCCCGTGACAATGTCGACCCGATCCATCACCCCCAACGCCTCGGGGGTGCCGCGCCCCGTGTCCCCCAAAAATCCGGTGGCGTGGGAATCGTCCACCATCACCAGCGCCTGATAGGTGCGGGCCAGATCGCAGATCTCCGCCAGGCGTCCCAGGTCGCCCTGCATGCTGAAGACGCCGTCGGTGGCGATGAGGCGAAAGCGGCAGTCCCGGGTCTCCTTGAGCTTGCGTTCCAGGTCTTCCATGTCGCTGTGACCGAAGACCTTTTTCCGAGCCCGGCAGAGGCGGATTCCGTCGATGATGCTGGCGTGATTGAGGGCGTCGCTGAGAATGGCGTCCTCAGGTCCCAGCAAGGTTTCGAACAGGCCGGCATTGGCGTCGAAGCAGGAGGTGTAGAGGATCGTGTCCTCGGTCCCCAGGAATCCGGAAAGGGCCGCCTCCAGTTCCTTGTGGATGTCCTGGGTCCCGCAGATGAAACGGACTGAAGCCATTCCGAAGCCGTGGCTGTCCAGACCCTCCCGGGCCGCGGCCACGATCTCGGGGTGATGGGCCAGGCCCAGGTAGTTGTTGGCGCAGAAGTTGACGACGTCCCCGTCCCGGGTCCGGACGCGCGGCTCCTGAGGCGTGAGGATGACCTGCTCGTTCTTGTAGAGGCCCGAATCCCGGATTTCCTGGAGTTCGCCTTCCAGCCAGGATTTCACCGCTTGATAGGGCATGGGTTCTCCGTCTGAGGGGGAAGCTACAGGTGTATCGCGCCTCTCGCGGCGGTGGTCTCGGATGTCTCCTGGACCGACGCTCCGGAGTAGTGGGAGTAATCGGCGCCGGGACGCAGGATGATCTTGCAGGCTTCGCCGCTGGCCAGCAATTCCATGGCCTGGTGGATGTCTTCCAGTCCCAACTGCCGCGTGATCAGGGGCGTGAGGTCCACGACCCCGCTTTCCAACAGCCAACGGGTGCGGTACCAGGTATCGAAGATACGGCGTCCGTGGAGCGCCAGAACCGTCAGGTTCTTGAAGATCATCTGTTCGGCGACGTCGATCTGCACCGGATTCGAGGGGATCCCGAACAAGGTGACCCGTCCCCCGTTCCGGACACCGCGAAAGGCGGCGTCGATGGCCGACGGCGCGCCGCTCATCTCCAGGACGATGTCGACGCCCAGCCCGTCGTTGTTCCGGACCAGCCAATCGGCGATCCCCTGCGCGCCTCCGGCCCCGGTGGCGTTCAGAACCTGGTGGGCTCCCATTTTCCGGGCCAGGCCCAGGCGATAGTCGTTCAGGTCGACGCCCAGTATGCGGGCTGCCCCCGAAGCGCGGGCAATCCCGACGGAAAACAGGCCGATGGCGCCGCACCCGAGAATGGCGACGCTCTGGCCCGACAAGTCATGGGCGTTGGTGGCGAAGACGGCGTTGCCGAACGGCTCCTGCAGGCTGGCCACCTCCGGAGACAATTTGGACCGGTCGTTTTGCCAGATCACCTTCTCCGGAACCGCCACGTATTCCGCAAAGGCCCCGTCCATGGCGATGCCGAGAATTCGGGTCGAGGGACACATGTGGGCCTGGCCGGTCCGGCATTGGAAACACATGCCGCAGGTGATGTGGCTCTCCGCGGAGACGTAGTCTCCCACCCGCACCCGGCTCACCGCTTTGCCCACGTCCACGACGGTTCCCGAGAATTCGTGGCCCAGGGTCAACGGGGGCCGGATTCGTTGCGCGCTCCAGTCGTCCCAATTCCAGATGTGGAGATCCGTCCCGCAGATGCTGGCCGCCTCGACGCCTACCAGGACCTGGTCCCGCTCCAGCTCCGGAAGCGGCACCTCCACCACGTCGAAACCTCTCCCCGGCTGCATCTTGCGGACCGCGACCATTTTCTCGGGCATGACGGCAGCCGAGTCTATAGCAGGGAAAAATTATTTGGTAGGGGTGCCCCTTGCGCCCACCCTCTGCGGTCCGAAGCGGGGCCGGACCCGGTCGATGGCTGCGGCGACTTTTGTTTTTGGCTCCTATACAATGACCGGCCTGAAACCATGTTGACGGCAGAAGGTTGCATCGGACGGTTGGGGCGGGTCCGGCGGTTGATGGAGGAGCGCAAG
This Acidobacteriota bacterium DNA region includes the following protein-coding sequences:
- a CDS encoding amidohydrolase family protein — translated: MKMTWEQRDYDLEFFHRELDSFVPDTIFDAHAHLYELWHWKVQTALAVGPHKATLEVFQEQIQWITPGRETHGLFFGGGLYEPTYRASNEFLAREAAKDPKSRGQLIVSPRQDPEELRQEVRRLSMVGLKVYHLFVEDRPSSQDAEIEEFLTEEHVRIAHEEGLSVTLHMVKPRSLADPANQARIRYYCENYPNMRLILAHAARSFNPHHTIEGIHTLKGIPNVWFDTSAVTEAGAFEAIVDTFGHERLLWGSDFPISHFRGRCVGIGDQFLWLYEDTFDWKRISHVEIQPYLVGMESLRAVKLAAMRLRLTDSQVEDVFCNNGRKMFGLD
- a CDS encoding SDR family NAD(P)-dependent oxidoreductase, which translates into the protein MALEPAGKVALITGAAQGMGRAVAERMAAAGARLVLNDRNPQTLQATAAALEGKAAGVEAVAGDVSCSRDVSRLVERALERFGAIHILVNNAGVLRPTAVIEMEEEEWDWVVNVNLKGTYLCSRAVLPVMRREGWGRIVNFSSTAGKSVSTLGGAHYTAAKAGVLGFTRHLAKEEAPYGITVNAVCPGLIDTEMVRDTIDPERMQSYARSFPISRLGKPAEVAELVAFLASDRAAYITGASLDINGGDLMI
- a CDS encoding glycine C-acetyltransferase, coding for MPYQAVKSWLEGELQEIRDSGLYKNEQVILTPQEPRVRTRDGDVVNFCANNYLGLAHHPEIVAAAREGLDSHGFGMASVRFICGTQDIHKELEAALSGFLGTEDTILYTSCFDANAGLFETLLGPEDAILSDALNHASIIDGIRLCRARKKVFGHSDMEDLERKLKETRDCRFRLIATDGVFSMQGDLGRLAEICDLARTYQALVMVDDSHATGFLGDTGRGTPEALGVMDRVDIVTGTLGKALGGASGGFTSGRKEIIRYLRQRSRPYLFSNTVAPPIVAAALKALDLIQQDDSLRRTLHENTRYFRTGLTRLGFEVIEGSHPIVPIMIRDEVRTVRMARAVNARGIFVVGFSFPVVPRGEARIRVQLSAAHTRQDLDRALAAFRDAGVETGLLQD
- the tdh gene encoding L-threonine 3-dehydrogenase; this encodes MPEKMVAVRKMQPGRGFDVVEVPLPELERDQVLVGVEAASICGTDLHIWNWDDWSAQRIRPPLTLGHEFSGTVVDVGKAVSRVRVGDYVSAESHITCGMCFQCRTGQAHMCPSTRILGIAMDGAFAEYVAVPEKVIWQNDRSKLSPEVASLQEPFGNAVFATNAHDLSGQSVAILGCGAIGLFSVGIARASGAARILGVDLNDYRLGLARKMGAHQVLNATGAGGAQGIADWLVRNNDGLGVDIVLEMSGAPSAIDAAFRGVRNGGRVTLFGIPSNPVQIDVAEQMIFKNLTVLALHGRRIFDTWYRTRWLLESGVVDLTPLITRQLGLEDIHQAMELLASGEACKIILRPGADYSHYSGASVQETSETTAARGAIHL